A single genomic interval of Rhodopseudomonas palustris harbors:
- a CDS encoding DegQ family serine endoprotease, with the protein MNPIRTFAVLCVSLALTTPLAAQDRRVPSSPAELKLSYAPIVQHVQPAVVNVYAAKVVQNRNPLLEDPIFRRFFGVPGQPEQIQRSLGSGVMVDASGLVVTNNHVIEGADQVKVALADKREFEAEIVLKDSRTDLAVLRLKDTSEKFPTLDFANSDDLLVGDVVLAIGNPFGVGQTVTHGIVSALARTQVGITDYQFFIQTDAAINPGNSGGALVDVSGKLVGINTAIFSRSGGSQGIGFAIPANMVRVVVASAKSGGKAVKRPWLGARLQAVSPEIAETLGLKRPGGALVASVTKGSPAERAGLKLSDLIVSIDGFAIDDPNAFDYRFATRPLGGAAQLEVQRSGKAVKLSIPLETAPDSGRDELVITSRSPFQGAKIANISPAIADEMRLDPSVEGVVVTDLPDDSTAANVGFQKGDIIVAVNNTRIGKTSDLERVAGQTARLWRIMLVRGGQQIQVTLGG; encoded by the coding sequence ATGAACCCGATCCGCACGTTCGCCGTCCTCTGTGTGTCACTCGCTCTCACCACGCCGCTCGCGGCGCAGGACCGGCGGGTGCCGTCGTCGCCGGCGGAGCTGAAGCTGTCCTACGCGCCGATCGTGCAGCATGTGCAGCCGGCGGTCGTGAACGTCTATGCCGCCAAGGTGGTGCAGAACCGCAATCCGCTGCTGGAAGATCCGATCTTCCGCCGGTTCTTCGGCGTGCCCGGCCAGCCGGAGCAGATCCAGCGCTCGCTCGGCTCGGGTGTGATGGTCGATGCCTCGGGCCTCGTCGTCACCAACAATCACGTCATCGAGGGAGCTGATCAGGTCAAGGTCGCGCTTGCCGACAAGCGCGAGTTCGAAGCCGAGATCGTGCTGAAGGACAGCCGCACCGATCTTGCGGTGCTACGGCTCAAGGACACCAGCGAGAAATTCCCCACCCTCGACTTCGCCAACTCCGACGACCTGCTGGTCGGTGACGTGGTGCTGGCGATCGGCAATCCGTTCGGCGTCGGCCAGACCGTCACTCACGGCATCGTCTCGGCGCTGGCGCGCACCCAGGTCGGCATCACCGACTATCAGTTCTTCATTCAGACCGACGCGGCGATCAACCCGGGCAATTCCGGCGGCGCGCTGGTCGACGTCTCGGGCAAGCTGGTTGGTATCAACACCGCGATCTTCTCGCGCTCGGGCGGCTCGCAGGGGATCGGCTTCGCAATCCCCGCCAACATGGTGCGCGTCGTGGTCGCCTCGGCCAAGAGCGGCGGCAAGGCCGTGAAGCGGCCGTGGCTCGGCGCGCGGCTGCAGGCGGTGAGCCCGGAGATCGCCGAGACCCTCGGGCTGAAGCGGCCGGGCGGTGCGCTGGTCGCCAGCGTCACCAAGGGCAGCCCGGCGGAGCGGGCAGGGCTGAAGCTGTCCGACCTGATCGTGTCGATCGACGGCTTTGCGATCGATGATCCCAACGCGTTCGATTATCGGTTTGCGACCCGTCCGCTCGGCGGTGCCGCGCAGCTCGAAGTGCAGCGCAGCGGCAAGGCGGTGAAGCTGTCGATCCCGCTCGAAACCGCGCCGGACTCCGGCCGCGACGAGCTGGTGATCACCTCGCGCTCGCCGTTCCAGGGCGCCAAGATCGCCAACATCTCGCCGGCGATCGCCGACGAAATGCGGCTCGATCCGAGCGTCGAAGGCGTCGTGGTCACCGATCTTCCCGACGACAGCACCGCCGCGAATGTCGGATTCCAGAAGGGCGACATCATCGTCGCGGTCAACAACACCCGGATCGGCAAGACCAGCGACCTCGAACGCGTCGCCGGCCAGACGGCGCGGCTGTGGCGCATCATGCTGGTCCGCGGCGGCCAGCAAATCCAAGTCACGCTCGGCGGATGA
- the rplQ gene encoding 50S ribosomal protein L17 encodes MKHGKVHRKLNRTAEHRKAMFANMCAALIKHEQIVTTLPKAKELRPIVEKLVTLGKKGGLDKRRQAIAEMRDIEQVKKLFDVLAPRYKDRNGGYTRIIKAGFRYGDNAAMAVIEFVDRDEDAKGRDSGPTQDNSEAEAA; translated from the coding sequence ATGAAGCACGGCAAGGTTCATCGGAAGCTCAACCGCACCGCCGAACACCGTAAGGCGATGTTCGCCAACATGTGCGCCGCTCTGATCAAGCACGAGCAGATCGTCACCACGCTGCCGAAGGCCAAGGAGCTGCGGCCGATCGTCGAGAAGCTGGTCACCCTCGGCAAGAAGGGCGGTCTCGACAAGCGCCGCCAGGCGATCGCCGAAATGCGCGACATCGAGCAGGTCAAGAAGCTGTTCGACGTGCTGGCGCCCCGCTACAAGGACCGCAACGGCGGCTACACCCGCATCATCAAGGCCGGCTTCCGCTACGGCGACAACGCCGCGATGGCGGTGATCGAGTTCGTCGACCGCGACGAAGACGCCAAGGGCCGCGACTCGGGTCCGACCCAGGACAACAGCGAAGCCGAAGCGGCGTAA
- the rpsK gene encoding 30S ribosomal protein S11, with amino-acid sequence MAKDATRIRRRERKNIASGIAHVNSSFNNTTITITDAQGNAIAWSSAGTMGFKGSRKSTPYAAQVAAEDVAKKAQEHGMRTLEVEVAGPGSGRESALRALQAAGFTVTSIRDVTTIPHNGCRPRKRRRV; translated from the coding sequence ATGGCCAAGGACGCCACCCGCATTCGCCGTCGCGAGCGCAAGAACATCGCTTCCGGCATCGCGCATGTGAATTCGTCGTTCAACAACACCACCATCACCATCACCGACGCGCAGGGCAATGCGATTGCCTGGTCGTCGGCCGGCACGATGGGTTTCAAGGGCTCGCGCAAGTCGACCCCGTACGCCGCGCAGGTCGCGGCCGAGGACGTCGCCAAGAAGGCGCAGGAGCACGGCATGCGCACCCTCGAAGTCGAGGTGGCTGGCCCCGGTTCGGGCCGTGAGTCGGCGCTGCGCGCGCTGCAGGCGGCGGGTTTCACGGTGACCTCGATCCGCGACGTCACCACCATCCCGCACAACGGTTGCCGTCCGCGTAAGCGTCGTCGCGTCTGA
- a CDS encoding SDR family NAD(P)-dependent oxidoreductase, with protein MNIDLSGKTALVTGSTAGIGHAIAKGLAATGANVVINGRGQAKVDAAVAVVSKVAKGGKVTGVAADVSTADGCAKLVAAQPDVDILINNTGIFEPKPFFEIPDEDWQRFFDVNVMSGVRLSRAYMPAMLERNWGRIVFIASESALMIPKEMIHYGMTKTAQLSVSRGLAELTRGTAVTVNAVMPGPTMSEGVQTFVADLAKQNGQSESEAAANFIRQHRPGSLIQRFATVEEIANMVVYVSSKEAAATNGAALRAEGGLLQTIA; from the coding sequence ATGAATATCGATCTGTCCGGCAAGACCGCGCTCGTCACCGGCTCGACCGCCGGCATCGGCCATGCCATCGCCAAGGGGCTCGCCGCGACCGGCGCCAATGTGGTGATCAACGGCCGCGGTCAGGCCAAGGTCGACGCGGCAGTCGCCGTAGTTTCCAAGGTCGCGAAGGGCGGCAAAGTGACTGGCGTTGCGGCCGACGTCTCGACCGCGGACGGCTGCGCAAAACTGGTTGCCGCTCAGCCGGACGTCGACATCCTGATCAACAACACCGGTATCTTCGAGCCGAAGCCGTTCTTCGAGATTCCGGATGAAGACTGGCAGCGCTTCTTCGACGTCAACGTGATGAGCGGCGTGCGGCTGTCGCGCGCCTACATGCCGGCGATGCTGGAGCGCAACTGGGGCCGCATCGTCTTCATCGCGTCGGAATCCGCGCTGATGATTCCGAAGGAGATGATCCACTACGGCATGACCAAGACCGCGCAGCTCTCGGTCTCGCGCGGCCTCGCCGAACTCACCCGCGGCACGGCGGTGACGGTGAACGCGGTGATGCCGGGGCCGACCATGAGCGAAGGCGTGCAGACCTTCGTGGCCGATCTTGCCAAGCAGAACGGCCAATCGGAGAGCGAAGCCGCCGCCAACTTCATCAGGCAGCATCGCCCCGGTTCGCTGATCCAGCGCTTCGCCACCGTCGAAGAGATCGCCAACATGGTGGTCTATGTCAGCTCCAAGGAAGCCGCCGCCACTAACGGCGCCGCGCTACGCGCCGAAGGCGGCCTGCTGCAGACGATCGCGTAG
- a CDS encoding putative bifunctional diguanylate cyclase/phosphodiesterase: MTRADSSFKAIALAKAQARTALRNVRLTLISNIAIALSLAALLYRENGETPILWWLGVAIPLALFRAWWVSRLAASGAVDTAPYQVLRHLTLLALASGLLWGFVPAAVGVFSTQHGLDYITFIMIGATTGAIIQGAAYSPVSLAFATPVMAATLFRIMMSGDSSDYIIALDGVFLTFMLFRAAIGGEREFTASQMTALEATDLANSLASANNEVLNSNRALEQIARADPLTGLANRSHFRDAAADACRSGQGVAFVLFDVDNFKIINDTRGHDAGDRVIAAVADLLRSSCGPHDLPVRLGGDEFIVVLKGDDVAARALSLARRLSGALTRPLQVSGQPLAITCSIGIAAHPGGPIDVEDVFSRADAALYRAKDDGRACIRLFDARMQEEFLLQRCIDGDLPGALARGELHLEFQPQVVLATGQVVGFEALLRWRHPTAGLIPPPDIIHAAIRLQLSARLLSFIGDAACNFLRALDASGAPPVNVAVNVSPRELTLHSPAKILMDLTQRHGIDPRRVEIEITEEALFDPKQCARELQRIEHYGFGLAIDDFGVGHSSISNLMSIALDTIKIDRSFVHGVSANRQNQQLIAAITAVARPLGHRIIAEGVESQGEAETLRMLGCSYGQGWLYGRPMRAADAVAWLAGLDEERRSERQLA, translated from the coding sequence ATGACCCGCGCCGACAGCAGCTTCAAGGCGATCGCCCTCGCCAAGGCCCAGGCCCGCACGGCGCTGCGCAATGTCCGGCTCACCTTGATCTCCAACATCGCGATTGCGCTGTCGCTGGCGGCGCTGCTGTATCGCGAGAATGGCGAGACGCCGATCCTGTGGTGGCTCGGCGTCGCAATCCCGCTGGCACTGTTCCGGGCGTGGTGGGTATCGCGATTGGCAGCGAGCGGGGCAGTCGACACCGCGCCGTATCAGGTGCTGCGCCACCTGACGCTGCTGGCGCTCGCCAGCGGTCTGTTGTGGGGCTTTGTGCCGGCCGCGGTCGGCGTATTCTCCACCCAGCACGGCCTCGACTACATCACCTTCATCATGATCGGTGCCACCACCGGCGCGATCATTCAGGGCGCCGCCTATTCCCCCGTCTCGCTCGCCTTTGCGACGCCGGTGATGGCTGCGACGCTGTTCCGGATCATGATGTCCGGCGACAGCTCCGACTACATCATCGCGCTCGACGGTGTGTTCCTCACCTTCATGCTGTTTCGCGCCGCGATCGGCGGCGAGCGTGAGTTCACCGCCAGCCAGATGACCGCGCTGGAGGCGACCGATCTCGCCAATTCGCTGGCGAGCGCCAACAACGAAGTGCTGAATTCCAATCGCGCGCTGGAGCAGATCGCGCGGGCCGATCCGCTCACCGGGCTCGCCAACCGCAGTCACTTCCGCGACGCTGCGGCGGACGCGTGCCGCTCCGGGCAGGGCGTCGCCTTCGTGCTGTTCGACGTCGACAACTTCAAGATCATCAACGACACCCGAGGCCACGACGCCGGCGACCGCGTGATCGCGGCGGTCGCCGATCTGCTGCGCTCGTCGTGCGGGCCGCACGATCTGCCGGTGCGGCTCGGCGGCGACGAGTTCATCGTGGTGTTGAAGGGCGATGACGTCGCGGCGCGCGCGCTGTCTCTGGCGCGGCGGCTGAGCGGCGCGCTGACGCGTCCGCTGCAGGTCTCGGGCCAGCCGTTGGCGATCACTTGCTCGATCGGCATTGCTGCGCATCCGGGTGGCCCGATCGATGTCGAGGACGTGTTCTCGCGCGCCGACGCCGCGCTGTATCGCGCCAAGGATGACGGCCGCGCCTGCATCCGGCTGTTCGACGCGCGGATGCAGGAGGAGTTTCTGCTGCAGCGCTGCATCGACGGCGACCTGCCGGGCGCGCTGGCGCGCGGCGAACTGCATCTCGAGTTCCAGCCGCAGGTGGTGCTCGCCACCGGGCAGGTGGTCGGCTTCGAGGCGCTGCTGCGCTGGCGCCATCCGACCGCCGGGCTGATCCCGCCGCCGGACATCATTCACGCCGCGATCCGGCTGCAGTTGTCGGCGCGGCTGCTTTCGTTCATCGGCGACGCGGCATGCAACTTCCTGCGGGCGCTCGACGCCAGCGGCGCGCCGCCGGTCAATGTCGCGGTCAACGTCTCGCCACGCGAACTGACGCTGCATTCGCCGGCCAAGATCCTGATGGACCTGACGCAGCGTCACGGCATTGATCCGCGGCGGGTCGAGATCGAGATCACCGAAGAAGCCCTGTTCGATCCCAAGCAGTGCGCCCGCGAATTGCAGCGCATCGAGCATTACGGCTTTGGGCTGGCGATCGACGATTTCGGCGTCGGCCATTCGTCGATCTCGAATTTGATGAGCATCGCCCTCGACACCATCAAGATCGACCGCTCGTTCGTGCACGGCGTCAGCGCCAACCGGCAGAACCAGCAGCTGATCGCCGCGATCACCGCGGTGGCGCGGCCGCTCGGCCACCGCATCATCGCCGAGGGCGTTGAGAGCCAGGGCGAGGCCGAGACGCTGCGGATGCTCGGCTGCTCTTACGGCCAGGGCTGGTTGTACGGCCGCCCGATGCGCGCCGCCGACGCGGTGGCGTGGCTCGCCGGGCTCGATGAGGAGCGGCGCAGCGAGCGGCAGCTGGCCTAG
- a CDS encoding DNA-directed RNA polymerase subunit alpha produces the protein MTIQKNWQELIRPNKLQVTPGSDATRFATLVAEPLERGFGQTLGNALRRVLLSSLQGAAVQSVHIDGVLHEFSSIAGVREDVTDIVLNIKDISLKMQGEGPKRMVVKKQGPGAVTAGDIQTVGDIVVLNPDLQLCTLDDGAEIRMEFTVNTGKGYVAAERNRPEDAPIGLIPVDSLYSPVRKVSYKVENTREGQILDYDKLTMTVETNGAISPEDAVAFAARILQDQLNVFVNFEEPRKEVTQEIIPDLAFNPAFLKKVDELELSVRSANCLKNDNIVYIGDLVQKSEAEMLRTPNFGRKSLNEIKEVLAQMGLHLGMEVPGWPPENIDELAKRFEDHY, from the coding sequence GTGACGATCCAGAAAAATTGGCAGGAATTGATTCGGCCGAACAAGCTCCAGGTCACCCCCGGGAGCGATGCTACCCGGTTCGCGACGCTGGTCGCCGAGCCGCTCGAGCGCGGCTTCGGTCAGACGCTCGGTAACGCGCTGCGTCGCGTGCTATTGTCGTCGCTGCAGGGCGCGGCGGTGCAGTCGGTCCACATCGACGGCGTGCTGCACGAGTTCTCCTCGATCGCCGGCGTGCGCGAGGACGTCACCGACATCGTGCTGAACATCAAGGACATCTCGCTGAAGATGCAGGGCGAAGGCCCGAAGCGGATGGTCGTGAAGAAGCAGGGTCCGGGTGCCGTCACCGCTGGTGACATCCAGACCGTCGGCGACATCGTCGTGCTGAACCCGGATCTGCAGCTCTGCACGCTGGACGACGGCGCCGAGATCCGCATGGAGTTCACCGTCAACACCGGCAAGGGCTACGTCGCCGCCGAACGCAACCGTCCCGAGGACGCGCCGATCGGCCTGATCCCGGTCGACAGCCTGTACTCGCCGGTCCGCAAGGTGTCGTACAAGGTCGAGAACACCCGCGAGGGCCAGATCCTCGACTACGACAAGCTCACCATGACGGTCGAGACCAACGGCGCGATCTCGCCGGAAGACGCGGTGGCGTTCGCCGCCCGCATCCTCCAGGATCAGCTCAACGTCTTCGTCAACTTCGAAGAGCCGCGCAAGGAAGTCACCCAGGAGATCATCCCGGATCTGGCCTTCAACCCGGCCTTCCTCAAGAAGGTGGACGAGCTCGAGCTGTCGGTGCGTTCGGCGAACTGCCTGAAGAACGACAACATCGTCTACATCGGCGACCTGGTGCAGAAGTCGGAAGCGGAAATGCTCCGCACCCCGAACTTCGGCCGCAAGTCGCTGAACGAGATCAAGGAAGTGCTGGCGCAGATGGGCCTGCATCTCGGCATGGAAGTGCCGGGCTGGCCGCCGGAGAACATCGACGAGCTCGCCAAGCGCTTCGAAGATCACTACTAA
- a CDS encoding winged helix-turn-helix transcriptional regulator — translation MKRRNFACAPGCSVEVTLDLIDGKWKGVILYHLQDGRLRFGELRRRMPGITQRMLTKQLRALEDDDLITREVFAEVPPRVEYALSETGERLRPVIDALKRWGEEHRARQQQLAPRAAEPPSDAAEAQPA, via the coding sequence ATGAAACGCCGCAATTTTGCCTGCGCGCCGGGCTGCTCGGTCGAGGTGACGCTCGATCTGATCGACGGCAAGTGGAAGGGCGTCATCCTCTACCATCTGCAGGATGGCCGGCTGCGGTTCGGCGAGCTGCGCCGGCGGATGCCGGGCATCACCCAGCGGATGCTGACCAAGCAGTTGCGCGCTCTGGAAGACGACGACCTGATTACCCGCGAGGTATTCGCCGAGGTGCCGCCGCGGGTGGAATACGCGCTGTCGGAGACCGGCGAGCGGCTGCGCCCGGTGATCGACGCCCTCAAGCGCTGGGGCGAGGAACATCGCGCCCGCCAGCAGCAGCTCGCGCCGCGCGCCGCCGAGCCGCCATCCGACGCCGCCGAGGCTCAGCCGGCGTGA
- a CDS encoding ABC transporter substrate-binding protein, with protein MRSLRLWLGAAFAAALATAAQAQQNTPGVTATEIKIGNTMPYSGPASALSSTGKAIAAYLDQVNEQGGVNGRKITMISLDDGFSPPKTMEATRRLVEGDGVAFIAATMGTAPSSAIAKYLNTNKVPQIFLISSASKWNDPANMPWSMALPWAPNYMSEAKIEVAYARAKNPNARFAVLYQNDDAGKDFMRGVKDALGPDADKAIALASSFEVSDPTVDSQVLTLANTKADVFMIYSVTPRACAQALRKAHEIGWRPIRFLASGCANKATVMDPAGVDAGKGVLSLGSLKPYVAEPKDDKAMSAYIAFMKARLPGLDPNNIGTVYGYTVGEALVALLKQCGNDLSRDNIMRQAASMKNVPLSLLLPGITLNTSPTDFRPIKDGYLLEFNGNDWVVVSEMLRGT; from the coding sequence ATGAGGAGTCTTCGGCTCTGGCTCGGTGCCGCTTTTGCGGCTGCGCTCGCCACAGCGGCGCAGGCGCAGCAGAATACGCCCGGCGTCACCGCCACCGAGATCAAGATCGGCAACACCATGCCGTATAGCGGGCCGGCGTCGGCCCTCAGCTCGACCGGCAAGGCGATTGCCGCCTATCTCGATCAGGTCAACGAGCAGGGCGGCGTGAATGGCCGCAAGATCACGATGATCTCGCTCGACGACGGCTTCTCGCCGCCGAAAACCATGGAAGCGACGCGCCGGCTGGTCGAAGGCGACGGCGTCGCGTTCATCGCCGCCACCATGGGCACCGCGCCGAGTTCGGCGATCGCCAAATATCTCAACACCAACAAGGTGCCGCAGATCTTCCTGATCAGCTCGGCGTCGAAGTGGAACGATCCCGCCAACATGCCGTGGTCGATGGCGCTGCCTTGGGCGCCGAACTACATGAGCGAGGCCAAGATCGAGGTCGCCTATGCGCGCGCCAAGAACCCGAACGCGCGGTTCGCGGTGCTGTATCAGAACGACGATGCCGGCAAGGACTTCATGCGCGGCGTCAAGGATGCCCTCGGCCCCGACGCCGACAAGGCGATCGCGCTGGCATCGAGCTTCGAGGTGTCCGATCCCACCGTCGACTCCCAGGTGCTGACGCTCGCCAACACCAAGGCCGACGTGTTCATGATCTACAGCGTGACGCCGCGCGCCTGCGCCCAGGCGCTGCGCAAGGCGCACGAGATCGGCTGGCGGCCGATCCGTTTCCTCGCCAGCGGCTGCGCCAACAAGGCCACCGTGATGGACCCGGCCGGCGTCGACGCTGGCAAGGGCGTGCTGTCGCTCGGCTCACTCAAGCCCTATGTGGCCGAGCCGAAGGACGACAAGGCAATGAGCGCCTACATCGCCTTCATGAAGGCGCGGCTGCCGGGCCTCGACCCGAACAACATCGGCACCGTGTACGGCTACACGGTGGGCGAAGCGCTGGTGGCGCTGCTGAAGCAGTGCGGCAACGATCTTTCCCGCGACAACATCATGCGGCAGGCGGCAAGTATGAAGAACGTGCCGCTGTCGCTGTTGCTGCCCGGCATCACGCTGAACACCTCGCCGACCGACTTCCGCCCGATCAAGGACGGCTATCTCTTGGAGTTCAACGGCAACGATTGGGTGGTGGTCAGCGAAATGCTGCGCGGCACTTGA
- a CDS encoding secondary thiamine-phosphate synthase enzyme YjbQ: MKSYRKELWFQTPGRRAFINITGEVEQALRDSGVREGLVLVNAMHITASVFINDDESGLHADYEKWLEQLAPHEPVSSYRHNRTGEDNADAHMKRQVMGREVVVAITEGRLDFGPWEQIFYGEFDGGRRKRVLIKIIGE, from the coding sequence ATGAAGTCGTATCGCAAGGAGCTGTGGTTTCAGACCCCGGGGCGCCGGGCGTTCATCAACATCACCGGCGAGGTTGAGCAGGCGCTGCGCGACAGCGGCGTGCGCGAGGGCCTGGTGCTGGTCAATGCCATGCACATCACCGCGTCGGTGTTCATCAACGACGACGAAAGCGGGCTGCACGCCGATTACGAGAAATGGCTCGAGCAGCTCGCGCCGCACGAGCCGGTGTCGTCCTATCGCCACAACCGCACTGGCGAAGACAACGCCGACGCGCATATGAAACGCCAGGTGATGGGCCGCGAAGTGGTGGTGGCGATCACCGAAGGCCGGCTCGATTTCGGCCCCTGGGAGCAGATCTTCTACGGCGAGTTCGACGGCGGCCGCCGCAAGCGCGTGCTGATCAAGATCATCGGCGAGTAA
- a CDS encoding replication-associated recombination protein A — protein sequence MSPKRPQASDNLFAAAGLERDAPRPLPDRLRPRSLADVVGQDHILGPDGALTRMLQTRTLGSLVFWGPPGTGKTTVARLLADATELQFEQISAVFSGVADLKKVFDAARARREMGKGTLLFVDEVHRFNKAQQDSFLPVMEDGTVVMVGATTENPSFELNAALLSRARVLIFKPLDAAAIEQLFSKAEAAEGRKLPLDDEARAVLARMADGDGRASLTLAEEVWRSAREGEVFNAAQLQEILQRRAPIYDKSADGHYNLISALHKSVRGSDPDAALYYLCRMLDAGEDPLFLARRVVRMAVEDVGMADPQALVIANAAKDAYDFLGSPEGELAIAQAVIYVATAPKSNAAYSAYKSAMRLAKQAGSLLPPKHILNAPTGLMKNEGYGSGYQYDHDTPEGFSGQDYFPETLGRQTFYDPPDRGFERDIRKRLDYWAKLRAAKGS from the coding sequence ATGAGCCCCAAGCGCCCGCAAGCCTCCGACAATCTGTTTGCCGCCGCCGGCCTCGAGCGCGATGCGCCGCGTCCGCTGCCGGATCGGTTGCGGCCGCGCTCGCTCGCCGACGTCGTCGGCCAGGATCACATCCTCGGCCCGGACGGTGCGCTGACCCGGATGCTGCAGACCCGCACGCTCGGCTCGCTGGTGTTCTGGGGCCCGCCCGGCACCGGCAAGACCACCGTGGCGCGGCTGCTCGCCGACGCGACCGAGCTGCAGTTCGAGCAGATCTCGGCGGTGTTCTCCGGTGTCGCCGATCTGAAGAAGGTGTTCGACGCTGCGCGCGCCCGCCGCGAGATGGGCAAAGGCACGCTGCTGTTCGTCGACGAGGTGCACCGCTTCAACAAGGCGCAGCAGGACTCGTTTCTGCCGGTGATGGAAGACGGCACCGTGGTGATGGTCGGCGCCACCACCGAGAACCCGTCGTTCGAACTCAACGCGGCGCTGTTGTCGCGCGCGCGTGTGCTGATCTTCAAACCGCTCGATGCCGCCGCGATCGAACAGCTGTTCTCCAAGGCCGAGGCCGCCGAGGGCCGCAAGCTGCCGCTCGACGATGAAGCGCGTGCGGTGCTGGCGCGAATGGCCGACGGCGACGGCCGCGCCTCGCTGACGCTCGCCGAAGAAGTCTGGCGCTCGGCGCGGGAGGGCGAGGTGTTCAATGCCGCGCAGCTTCAGGAGATCCTGCAGCGCCGCGCGCCGATCTACGACAAGAGCGCCGACGGCCACTACAATCTGATCTCGGCGCTGCACAAGTCGGTGCGCGGCTCCGATCCGGATGCGGCGCTGTACTATCTGTGCCGGATGCTCGATGCCGGCGAGGACCCGCTGTTCCTGGCGCGTCGGGTGGTGCGGATGGCGGTCGAAGACGTCGGCATGGCCGATCCGCAGGCGCTGGTGATCGCCAACGCCGCCAAGGATGCTTACGATTTCCTCGGCAGCCCGGAGGGCGAACTGGCGATCGCGCAGGCGGTTATCTACGTCGCCACCGCGCCGAAATCCAACGCCGCCTACAGTGCCTACAAGTCGGCGATGCGGCTCGCTAAGCAGGCTGGCTCGCTGTTGCCGCCCAAGCACATTCTCAATGCGCCGACCGGACTGATGAAGAACGAGGGGTACGGTTCCGGCTATCAGTACGACCACGACACCCCGGAAGGTTTCTCCGGCCAGGATTACTTCCCGGAAACGCTCGGCCGCCAGACGTTCTACGATCCCCCCGACCGCGGCTTCGAGCGCGATATCCGCAAACGGTTGGACTATTGGGCCAAGCTGCGGGCCGCAAAGGGCAGTTAG
- a CDS encoding zinc-binding alcohol dehydrogenase family protein, which yields MKAVGYSKSLPIDDPEALLDLELPTPEPGPRDLRVSVKAISVNPVDFKVRKRAAPPAGEPKILGYDAAGVVEAVGAEVTLFKPGDEVFYAGSIQRPGTNAEQHLVDERIVGRKPKTLSFAQAAALPLTSITAWELLFDRLGVVPSKAFDPRTLLIVGGAGGVGSILIQLARRLTGLTIIATASRPETQAWCLDLGAHAVIDHSQPMKPQVEALKLPPVALIASLTGTEGHFAGLVDILAPQGKIGLIDDPATLNPMLLKPKSASLHWEAMFARSSYQTADMIAQHDLLDEIAGLIDTGVLRTTLDKTFGTITAANLKRAHALLESGTSIGKIVLEGWE from the coding sequence ATGAAAGCTGTCGGCTACTCCAAGAGCCTCCCGATCGACGATCCGGAGGCGCTGCTCGATCTTGAACTGCCCACGCCCGAACCGGGTCCACGCGACCTGCGGGTTTCGGTGAAGGCGATCTCGGTCAATCCGGTCGACTTCAAGGTGCGCAAGCGCGCCGCGCCGCCCGCCGGCGAACCCAAGATCCTCGGTTACGACGCGGCCGGCGTGGTCGAGGCGGTCGGCGCCGAGGTGACGCTGTTCAAACCGGGCGACGAGGTGTTTTACGCCGGCTCGATCCAGCGGCCGGGCACCAACGCCGAACAGCATCTGGTCGACGAGCGCATCGTCGGCCGCAAACCAAAGACGCTGTCGTTCGCGCAGGCCGCGGCGCTGCCGCTGACCTCGATAACCGCCTGGGAATTGCTGTTCGACCGGCTCGGCGTCGTGCCGAGCAAGGCGTTCGATCCGCGCACGCTGCTAATCGTCGGCGGGGCCGGCGGCGTCGGCTCGATCCTGATCCAGCTCGCGCGCCGCCTCACCGGGCTGACCATCATCGCCACGGCGTCGCGGCCGGAAACGCAGGCATGGTGCCTCGACCTCGGCGCCCATGCGGTGATCGATCACAGCCAGCCGATGAAGCCGCAGGTCGAGGCGCTGAAACTTCCGCCGGTCGCGCTGATCGCCAGCCTCACCGGCACCGAGGGGCACTTCGCCGGCCTGGTCGACATCCTGGCGCCGCAGGGCAAGATCGGCCTGATCGACGATCCGGCGACGCTGAACCCGATGCTGCTGAAGCCGAAGTCAGCGTCCCTGCACTGGGAGGCGATGTTCGCCCGCTCGTCGTATCAGACCGCCGACATGATCGCGCAGCACGACCTGCTCGACGAGATCGCCGGCCTGATCGACACCGGCGTGCTCCGCACCACGCTGGACAAGACCTTCGGAACGATCACCGCCGCCAACCTGAAACGCGCCCACGCCCTGCTGGAGAGCGGCACATCGATCGGGAAGATCGTGCTGGAGGGGTGGGAGTAG